In Pelagicoccus albus, the following are encoded in one genomic region:
- a CDS encoding glycoside hydrolase family 3 C-terminal domain-containing protein, producing MKKPKDFRKKAAALVAQMTLEEKGSLTSGKGFWDTKEIERLGVPSITMTDGPHGLRKSDDMDVTRSSPATCFPTASCLASSWNQELAREVGVALGKECQAADVQILLGPGVNMKRSPLGGRNFEYFSEDPVLSGKLAASFIDGVQSEGVGTSLKHFAANNQEFERMSNDSIVDDQTLREYYLPAFEIAVAESQPWTVMCAYNLVNGVYAAENEALLNGILKKEWGFEGFVVSDWGAVNERPEGVHAGLHLEMPYSQGVTDREVVSAVQSGALEEARLDEVLVDALSVILCGYDSRKPETNVDFDAHHQLARRAAAEGAVLLKNDAILPLKQELRVAVIGDFARSPRYQGAGSSLVNPTRVTNAFDSLKNGAPGSLEFVFASGYDAKGNTSPAMLEEASKLAKSCDLAIVFVGLPNDYESEGFDRSHMDLPEGHNALVAAVADAQSKLGVVLMNGSSVSMPWISDVSFLLESWLGGQAGGEAIADILLGKVNPSGKLSETLPVRLEDTSSYINFPGRGGKSFYGERMFVGYRHFDTVNAAPLYPFGFGLSYTNFEYRGIEISKPTIADGETVEVVAKVANVGEVVGSEIVQLYVSDLANEKRRPVKELKGFAKVRIEPGKVESVRFVLRRRDFASWDTRCNSWVVMPGNYKLLVGGSSNCLPLSGDIVAMESPRSRLKLSRNSMLKEFAKHAGGTEVYLEMLDLCLKSFGLEQKEEVTDSLAGEEPRHSIDFFMAMLNDMPLRKMIGLSGGRIDEAQIERWVSVANQD from the coding sequence ATGAAGAAGCCTAAGGATTTTAGGAAAAAGGCGGCAGCGTTGGTTGCTCAGATGACCCTGGAAGAAAAAGGGTCGCTCACTTCTGGTAAGGGATTTTGGGATACAAAGGAAATCGAACGCTTAGGCGTACCATCCATAACGATGACCGATGGCCCTCATGGGCTAAGGAAAAGTGATGATATGGATGTTACCCGTAGCTCGCCCGCAACTTGTTTCCCAACAGCTTCGTGCCTTGCCTCGTCGTGGAATCAGGAGCTGGCTAGAGAGGTAGGTGTTGCCTTAGGAAAAGAGTGTCAAGCTGCCGATGTACAGATATTGTTGGGCCCGGGAGTAAACATGAAGCGTTCGCCTCTGGGTGGCAGAAACTTCGAGTATTTCTCGGAAGACCCTGTTTTGTCTGGAAAGTTGGCCGCCTCGTTTATCGATGGGGTGCAAAGCGAGGGTGTGGGTACTTCCTTGAAGCACTTTGCCGCCAATAACCAAGAGTTCGAGCGCATGAGCAATGACTCGATTGTAGACGATCAAACTCTACGTGAGTATTACCTTCCGGCATTTGAGATCGCAGTCGCTGAGTCTCAACCCTGGACTGTTATGTGTGCCTATAACTTGGTCAACGGTGTGTATGCGGCAGAAAACGAGGCTCTACTCAACGGAATATTGAAGAAGGAGTGGGGGTTCGAAGGATTCGTGGTTTCTGATTGGGGAGCAGTTAACGAACGTCCAGAGGGAGTTCACGCAGGGCTGCATCTTGAAATGCCTTATTCTCAAGGAGTGACGGACCGAGAGGTCGTATCTGCGGTCCAAAGTGGCGCTTTAGAGGAGGCAAGACTCGATGAGGTGTTAGTGGATGCTCTATCTGTCATACTTTGCGGATACGACTCAAGGAAGCCTGAAACAAATGTGGACTTTGATGCCCATCACCAGCTAGCCCGCAGAGCCGCTGCAGAAGGGGCTGTGTTGCTAAAAAATGATGCGATATTGCCTCTCAAGCAGGAATTGAGGGTTGCGGTGATTGGTGATTTTGCACGCAGCCCGCGGTATCAGGGGGCGGGCAGTTCTTTGGTTAATCCAACTAGAGTCACCAATGCCTTTGATTCGCTGAAAAATGGTGCTCCTGGTAGTCTGGAATTTGTATTTGCTAGTGGATACGATGCCAAAGGTAACACAAGCCCTGCGATGCTGGAAGAGGCTTCTAAGTTGGCGAAGTCTTGTGACCTCGCAATCGTATTCGTAGGGTTGCCGAACGATTATGAGTCGGAGGGATTTGACAGAAGCCATATGGATTTGCCTGAGGGGCACAACGCTCTTGTAGCGGCCGTGGCCGACGCCCAAAGTAAACTCGGAGTGGTTCTTATGAATGGATCGTCAGTATCGATGCCATGGATATCGGATGTTTCATTTCTTTTGGAGTCCTGGCTCGGCGGCCAGGCTGGTGGCGAGGCTATCGCGGATATTTTGTTAGGAAAAGTGAATCCGAGTGGAAAGTTGTCCGAAACGCTTCCGGTCCGACTTGAGGACACCTCCTCTTATATCAATTTTCCCGGACGTGGGGGCAAGTCTTTCTACGGAGAGCGGATGTTCGTAGGGTATCGTCATTTCGATACTGTAAACGCTGCTCCGCTTTATCCATTCGGATTCGGATTAAGCTACACAAATTTCGAATATAGGGGCATAGAAATATCGAAACCTACTATCGCGGATGGGGAAACGGTCGAAGTGGTGGCTAAAGTCGCCAATGTAGGAGAAGTAGTTGGATCGGAAATTGTGCAGCTTTATGTCTCTGACTTGGCGAATGAGAAGCGTCGGCCGGTCAAGGAGCTCAAGGGCTTCGCGAAGGTCCGAATCGAGCCCGGCAAAGTCGAGTCCGTACGTTTCGTTCTGAGAAGGCGGGATTTCGCTAGCTGGGATACGCGATGCAACTCTTGGGTTGTCATGCCCGGCAACTACAAGTTGTTGGTAGGAGGGAGTTCCAACTGTTTGCCTCTGTCGGGGGATATCGTTGCCATGGAGTCTCCGCGTAGCCGATTGAAACTGAGTAGAAACTCTATGTTGAAGGAGTTCGCCAAGCATGCAGGCGGCACTGAAGTCTATCTCGAAATGTTGGACCTGTGTCTAAAATCCTTTGGCCTCGAGCAAAAGGAGGAAGTGACGGATTCTTTGGCAGGAGAAGAGCCCCGCCATAGTATCGATTTTTTCATGGCTATGTTAAACGATATGCCGCTTCGGAAAATGATAGGGCTCTCTGGGGGGCGCATAGATGAGGCTCAGATTGAACGCTGGGTGTCGGTTGCGAATCAAGATTAG
- a CDS encoding AraC family transcriptional regulator — MVSQAPHQEFVEHEENLPFRTFLHSVRSCAPHSHKDCEFLLTLKGDVQVQSGEGEFIMREGDLCFIPSGQIHMTEGITKNNILVVLQIDTNLARHGDPDFAQRHFKFNKMPQALRKEALENLRALIAEISWEMRMRQTGYRLHCEALAMTLLSTLVRQVPSILGANDDTEGSEDSELGDRLSRIVSYMEAHSSEEISSGQIAEQENVSASYLARLFKSRLACTFSDYLNMLRAKKSLALLAKAEYSILDVAMESGFPNIKSFNTVFKRTFEMTPSEWRRDNKGANIPGIGESAYGRFDKGYAYSLLKRYLPARLKQSL; from the coding sequence ATGGTTTCACAAGCCCCCCACCAAGAATTCGTTGAGCACGAAGAGAATCTGCCCTTTCGCACTTTTCTTCACAGTGTACGGTCGTGCGCGCCCCATTCCCATAAAGATTGCGAGTTCCTCCTCACCCTCAAAGGAGACGTTCAAGTGCAATCAGGAGAGGGAGAATTTATCATGCGCGAAGGTGACCTCTGCTTCATTCCGAGCGGGCAAATTCACATGACTGAGGGCATTACAAAAAACAACATCCTGGTTGTACTTCAAATCGATACAAACTTGGCAAGACATGGAGACCCCGATTTCGCCCAACGTCACTTCAAGTTCAACAAGATGCCACAAGCCCTACGCAAGGAGGCCCTCGAAAACTTACGCGCCTTGATAGCCGAAATCAGCTGGGAGATGCGCATGAGGCAAACTGGGTACCGCCTACATTGCGAAGCTTTGGCCATGACACTCTTATCGACGCTGGTCAGACAAGTCCCTTCTATTCTTGGCGCCAACGACGACACTGAAGGTTCAGAGGATTCAGAGCTAGGCGATCGTTTGAGCCGCATTGTAAGCTATATGGAAGCACATAGCTCTGAAGAAATTTCGAGCGGACAGATCGCAGAACAGGAAAACGTATCGGCGAGCTACCTCGCACGCCTATTCAAAAGTCGCTTAGCCTGTACTTTCAGCGACTACCTCAATATGCTTAGAGCGAAAAAATCACTGGCGCTTCTAGCGAAAGCAGAATACTCGATTTTGGACGTAGCCATGGAGTCAGGCTTCCCTAATATCAAAAGTTTCAATACAGTTTTTAAACGGACTTTTGAAATGACACCCAGCGAATGGCGACGAGACAATAAAGGAGCGAACATTCCAGGCATAGGAGAATCAGCCTATGGTCGCTTCGATAAGGGCTACGCTTACAGTCTCCTAAAACGCTACTTGCCCGCTCGACTCAAACAGTCTCTTTAG
- a CDS encoding alpha-N-arabinofuranosidase codes for MPYKSRIKIETTATSQIVSPELHGQFIEHLGGCIQGGIWVGSDSEIDNKEGLRTALLNAFSDLEPPVLRWPGGCFADTYHWRDGIGDPNRRPTTYNATFGTNQPENNEFGTHEFIDFCRRINAEPWINTNLLSGSVEEMVSWAEYCNRPSDTYLAKERATNGSSTPFNVTYWGIGNEAWAGGGTFTAEGYADTYRRYASAFPRFPIEPAQNQLFPETLPIKLVAVGPDGNKPQERVEWTRRFFDALGEFRAPPIHGYDLHFYNWNLQGEAGTITDFNEDQWNYLLDGALELEEVIEEQHALIEKHLPQAGNDPFAYQPNVDLIVGEWGNWHPFDTSKTALWQQNTVRDMVCYALTLDIFHRHCDKVKMACLAQSVNVLGALAITDGPHTILTPTYHLFQLYKAHRGAQKLETSCRSTTLFERTSTLKAVHSFASLKDGVVTINIVNASMSQPNEVSLVIDTKGNWEECKQLASDQPWHFNDAKHPDRVSPRDCSRPSRSANNAWLFLAPPASVSVLRYRISP; via the coding sequence ATGCCGTATAAGAGCCGAATAAAGATAGAAACCACAGCAACCAGCCAAATCGTTTCACCAGAGCTACACGGCCAATTCATTGAACACTTGGGGGGTTGCATACAGGGTGGCATTTGGGTAGGGAGTGATTCCGAAATCGACAATAAAGAGGGCCTAAGAACCGCACTACTAAACGCTTTTTCCGACCTCGAGCCTCCCGTACTCCGTTGGCCTGGTGGATGTTTTGCCGACACGTATCACTGGCGCGATGGGATAGGCGATCCTAATCGAAGACCGACGACCTACAACGCAACCTTTGGCACCAACCAACCAGAGAATAACGAATTCGGAACACATGAGTTCATAGATTTTTGCCGCCGCATAAATGCCGAGCCATGGATCAACACCAATCTACTATCCGGTTCTGTCGAGGAAATGGTATCATGGGCGGAATATTGTAACCGACCTTCGGATACATACTTAGCGAAAGAACGCGCAACGAACGGTTCGAGCACTCCTTTCAACGTTACCTACTGGGGCATTGGAAACGAAGCGTGGGCCGGTGGCGGGACGTTTACAGCAGAAGGATACGCAGATACTTACCGCCGTTATGCATCCGCATTTCCACGTTTTCCGATAGAGCCCGCACAAAATCAGCTCTTCCCGGAGACCCTCCCTATAAAGCTAGTAGCCGTAGGCCCCGACGGAAACAAGCCACAGGAACGGGTCGAGTGGACGAGACGTTTTTTCGATGCTCTTGGCGAATTTAGAGCGCCGCCCATCCACGGTTACGACCTGCACTTCTACAATTGGAACCTCCAAGGAGAAGCGGGTACGATTACAGATTTCAACGAAGACCAATGGAATTATCTTCTCGACGGAGCCTTGGAGCTGGAAGAAGTCATTGAAGAGCAACACGCCCTCATTGAGAAGCATCTTCCCCAAGCGGGAAACGATCCCTTCGCTTATCAGCCCAATGTCGACCTTATCGTAGGCGAATGGGGTAACTGGCATCCTTTCGACACCAGCAAAACCGCGCTCTGGCAACAGAACACAGTCAGAGACATGGTTTGCTACGCCCTGACCCTGGATATTTTCCACCGCCATTGCGACAAGGTCAAGATGGCCTGCCTCGCCCAATCGGTTAACGTATTGGGAGCCCTAGCAATAACGGACGGTCCACACACAATCCTCACCCCCACCTACCATCTCTTCCAACTTTATAAAGCGCACCGAGGCGCTCAGAAACTGGAAACCTCTTGCCGTTCCACTACCCTATTCGAACGAACCAGCACTCTCAAGGCCGTACACAGCTTCGCATCCCTCAAAGATGGTGTAGTAACGATAAACATAGTCAACGCGAGCATGAGCCAGCCAAACGAAGTTTCCCTCGTAATCGACACGAAAGGAAATTGGGAAGAATGCAAGCAGCTCGCATCAGATCAGCCATGGCATTTCAACGATGCAAAGCACCCGGATAGAGTCAGCCCACGCGATTGCTCCAGGCCTAGTCGCAGTGCAAACAACGCCTGGCTTTTCCTAGCGCCCCCAGCTTCAGTCAGTGTCTTGCGGTATCGCATATCACCCTAA
- a CDS encoding TonB-dependent receptor, which yields MKRNYPNRIVAFGCSVASLFAGIQLLNAQDFQEDELEGEIFTLDAVMVSAEKTVEKPVQKTPIAISVVGTKELQVNGITDAVSLGNYVPNIHIARSTSAVEIAIRGISSTNNSEVGDPAAGFTIDGIGYARPESASAAFYDVQRVEVLRGPQGTLYGRNTIAGSLNVITNKPKDIAEGAINIGYGNYNSFSFDGMVNIPLNDAWAMRSAFFAQSNDGYYSGRNEAGGVLKDIGWSDKKAARLHLQYEPNDDFSALFTVHGAKVAGTWNPFVMRDVDTGEPVLPLEGVNYTNEQGETHFTLSTEISKRMGDVNMSYLGAYNKLAFDTIIAAPLSPLPNPFVVSGPNWNRQTLTSHELRFSSANPNRLEWVGGLYLFEENNDVTLLLPSWGLAFAQPEMLSKSKAAFGQATFELSEQFRVVAGLRVTNDHKARTGGQYLIAEDGSLGTQLSANEADREWDSFDYKIGLEYDVSEDSMFYATLSTGFKAGGFYDGTGDVYYEPEEIEAREIGFKNRFFENRFQCNVSIFDYDYTNFQVTNVEQNAVTGELGTVTRNAEKIPVRGVELETTYQINRNDRLTFNATYLDAKFDVFSLGATDLSGTYIERDLAGNHLAKASDWTFQASYSKLFELENNGTITLRLNSRYNSGYYLSYDNFPLAPNPVDTWQPAFTSTDIVATYDSPDRRHYYSIYVKNLEDDIVMSSSGGNANGIMAVLSPPLTYGFKVGARF from the coding sequence ATGAAAAGAAATTACCCCAATAGAATAGTGGCTTTTGGATGCTCTGTTGCGAGCTTGTTCGCAGGTATCCAACTATTGAATGCGCAAGATTTCCAAGAAGACGAGCTTGAGGGAGAAATATTCACGCTAGATGCTGTGATGGTTTCAGCAGAGAAAACTGTCGAGAAACCTGTGCAAAAAACTCCAATCGCCATAAGCGTGGTCGGCACGAAGGAGCTGCAGGTGAATGGTATCACTGATGCGGTCAGCTTAGGTAATTATGTGCCTAATATCCACATTGCCCGCAGCACGAGTGCTGTGGAAATTGCTATTCGTGGTATCAGTAGCACAAATAATTCGGAGGTCGGTGATCCTGCTGCTGGCTTCACGATCGATGGTATAGGCTACGCCCGTCCAGAATCTGCCTCTGCGGCCTTCTATGATGTGCAGCGGGTGGAAGTCTTGCGAGGTCCGCAAGGTACACTCTATGGAAGGAACACAATAGCGGGTAGCTTAAATGTAATCACAAACAAACCCAAGGATATCGCGGAAGGCGCGATCAACATCGGATACGGAAACTACAACAGCTTCAGTTTCGATGGAATGGTCAATATCCCACTAAATGATGCTTGGGCGATGCGCTCCGCATTTTTTGCCCAATCCAATGACGGCTATTACAGTGGTCGGAACGAAGCGGGTGGAGTGTTGAAGGATATCGGCTGGTCTGATAAGAAAGCGGCGCGTTTGCATTTGCAATACGAGCCAAACGACGACTTCTCCGCGCTATTTACCGTGCATGGGGCAAAGGTTGCAGGTACCTGGAATCCATTTGTCATGCGTGATGTGGATACAGGTGAACCGGTTCTGCCACTGGAGGGGGTGAACTACACCAATGAACAGGGAGAGACACATTTCACTTTGAGTACTGAGATAAGTAAACGAATGGGAGATGTGAATATGAGCTATCTGGGGGCTTATAACAAGCTGGCTTTCGACACTATCATCGCAGCACCATTGTCTCCACTTCCTAACCCATTTGTTGTATCCGGACCTAATTGGAATCGACAAACACTAACCAGCCATGAGCTGAGATTTTCTTCTGCGAATCCTAATCGTTTGGAATGGGTAGGGGGGCTTTATCTCTTTGAGGAAAATAACGATGTAACTTTGTTGCTTCCGAGCTGGGGCTTGGCGTTTGCCCAACCCGAGATGTTGAGCAAATCGAAAGCTGCTTTTGGTCAGGCAACCTTTGAGCTAAGCGAACAGTTTCGGGTAGTTGCAGGACTACGTGTGACCAACGATCACAAAGCACGTACTGGTGGTCAGTATTTGATAGCCGAAGATGGCAGTTTGGGAACTCAGCTCTCTGCTAACGAGGCAGATCGAGAGTGGGACTCGTTTGACTACAAGATAGGGCTTGAATATGATGTCAGCGAGGATTCTATGTTTTATGCAACGCTTTCGACCGGCTTCAAAGCTGGGGGGTTCTACGATGGTACGGGGGATGTCTATTACGAGCCCGAAGAAATCGAAGCGAGAGAGATTGGTTTCAAAAACCGTTTCTTCGAAAATCGTTTCCAGTGTAACGTATCCATATTTGATTACGATTACACAAATTTTCAGGTAACAAATGTGGAGCAAAACGCTGTAACAGGCGAGCTGGGAACCGTAACTCGAAATGCAGAAAAGATTCCGGTCCGTGGCGTTGAGCTTGAAACAACATACCAAATTAATCGAAACGACCGTCTTACGTTCAACGCGACTTATCTAGACGCCAAGTTTGATGTTTTTTCGCTTGGAGCGACTGACCTAAGCGGTACCTATATCGAACGCGATTTAGCAGGAAATCACTTAGCGAAAGCCTCTGATTGGACTTTCCAGGCCTCTTATTCCAAGTTATTCGAATTGGAGAACAATGGGACGATAACGCTGAGGCTGAATTCGCGCTACAACAGCGGATACTACCTGTCCTATGATAACTTTCCGCTCGCACCAAATCCAGTCGATACTTGGCAGCCTGCGTTCACGAGCACTGACATAGTTGCAACCTATGATTCACCAGATCGTCGTCACTACTATTCGATCTACGTGAAAAACCTAGAGGACGACATTGTGATGTCCTCAAGCGGCGGCAATGCGAACGGCATTATGGCTGTGTTGTCACCACCTCTTACTTACGGTTTCAAGGTAGGCGCTCGCTTCTAA
- a CDS encoding RNA polymerase sigma factor, protein MSEKPASESVSEKDLIESAIQFAYQLTRNRNDSEDLAQQAWMKVQRKYGSVPNRSLLFVAVRNTYYDQLRRNRVVSFSSLEHAPEPSRWDKPGYGIDLEVALAALSQTERLTLKLNLLEGRTANEIGERLGMPRGTVLSQISRARKKLRKSLGEEMGFSERDVA, encoded by the coding sequence ATGAGCGAAAAACCTGCCTCTGAATCTGTATCCGAAAAGGACCTCATCGAATCTGCGATTCAATTTGCCTACCAGCTAACCCGCAACCGCAACGACTCTGAAGACCTCGCCCAACAGGCATGGATGAAGGTTCAACGAAAGTATGGGTCCGTGCCCAATCGCAGCCTCCTCTTTGTGGCCGTCCGAAATACATATTACGATCAGCTTAGAAGGAACCGAGTCGTAAGCTTCAGTTCACTAGAGCACGCTCCCGAACCTTCGCGCTGGGATAAGCCTGGTTACGGAATCGACCTTGAAGTCGCCCTAGCAGCACTCTCCCAAACCGAGAGACTCACACTCAAGTTAAACCTCCTAGAAGGAAGAACAGCCAACGAAATCGGAGAACGACTTGGGATGCCAAGAGGAACCGTCCTTAGCCAAATTTCTCGGGCCAGAAAAAAGCTGCGAAAATCACTCGGAGAAGAAATGGGATTTTCAGAGCGCGACGTAGCCTGA